The Planctomycetota bacterium genome has a window encoding:
- a CDS encoding MoaD/ThiS family protein, which translates to MADVTVTLPTLVADSAGWRSKVFEAETLADLLERLRHDEPVVAALVFDATGQPRQHVLVFHNDTATRWLDDLDIPVADGDRIDIVQAISGG; encoded by the coding sequence ATGGCCGACGTCACGGTGACCTTGCCGACGCTCGTCGCCGACTCGGCCGGTTGGCGGTCGAAAGTCTTCGAAGCCGAGACGCTCGCCGATCTGCTCGAGCGTTTGCGGCATGACGAGCCAGTTGTCGCCGCGCTGGTCTTCGATGCCACCGGTCAGCCGCGACAACATGTGCTTGTTTTTCACAACGACACCGCGACGCGTTGGCTCGACGACCTCGACATCCCCGTCGCCGACGGTGATCGGATCGACATCGTCCAGGCGATCTCGGGCGGATGA
- a CDS encoding amylo-alpha-1,6-glucosidase translates to MSDVGQPLYSIETYGELRPHLACEWLLTNGTGAFSMGTVVGCNTRRYHGLLCAATLPPLGRVMALSRVGESLEMLDGNPDKPPIELGLAHFEDDIHPRGDRYLHCFELGDTARWHYDAAGVSVTKELHLLWDRNTAGLRYTIDPTSRGRVRFRLQPFVALRDFHALHHAAESDFATNTDDAGVEVRRDDLQLNMRCSGARFEPVADWWYGHVYPIETERGLDDREDLYTPGTFVAEVTEPTTLTLWATLDRAEALDWDQALLDRAAHLQHAKRFPATPSQQRLFHAADAFVVRRKRPDQPAGTPPRATTILAGYPWFGDWGRDTMIALPGILLTTGRFHDAGRVLSLFAAHTSEGMVPNRFDDYTSEPSYNTVDASLWFIHAAFEYLCKTRDQDTFDSILRPACEQIVDGYRNGTRFGIGVDPTDGLVYAGDASTQLTWMDAKVGETAFTPRHGKAVEINALWYHALRLMGDPEADRVAAAFVDAFWLAPHKGLADCVVGRAGAYERDESIRPNQIFAVSLGNSPLDREQQRGVVERVRRYLLTNAGLRSLSAQAGKYQGEYRGGQYSRDRAYHNGTVWSWLIGPFLDAYLVVNERSTESIEQARTWLRPLVEHLESGCIGHISEIFDADSPHRAVGCPAQAWSVAEVLRLAVELDM, encoded by the coding sequence ATGTCGGACGTGGGCCAACCTTTGTACTCGATCGAAACCTACGGCGAGCTTCGGCCGCACCTCGCCTGCGAGTGGTTGCTGACCAACGGGACCGGCGCGTTTTCGATGGGCACGGTCGTTGGTTGCAACACGCGGCGGTACCACGGGCTGCTGTGCGCCGCGACGTTGCCGCCGTTGGGGCGGGTGATGGCGCTCAGCCGGGTCGGCGAGTCGTTGGAGATGCTCGACGGCAACCCGGACAAGCCGCCGATCGAGTTGGGCTTGGCCCATTTCGAGGACGACATCCACCCGCGCGGCGACCGGTACCTGCACTGCTTCGAACTCGGCGACACGGCCCGTTGGCACTACGACGCCGCCGGCGTGAGCGTGACGAAGGAGTTGCATTTGCTCTGGGATCGCAACACGGCCGGGCTGCGGTACACGATCGACCCGACCAGCCGCGGTCGTGTGCGATTTCGGCTGCAGCCGTTCGTGGCGCTGCGGGATTTCCACGCACTGCACCACGCGGCCGAGAGCGATTTCGCCACGAATACCGACGATGCCGGCGTCGAAGTTCGGCGCGACGATTTGCAGCTGAACATGCGTTGCAGCGGCGCCCGGTTCGAGCCGGTCGCGGACTGGTGGTACGGCCATGTGTACCCCATCGAGACCGAGCGCGGGCTGGACGACCGCGAAGATTTGTACACGCCGGGGACGTTTGTCGCGGAGGTGACGGAGCCGACGACACTCACGCTCTGGGCGACGCTCGATCGTGCCGAGGCGCTTGATTGGGATCAAGCGTTGCTTGATCGCGCGGCTCACCTGCAACACGCCAAGCGTTTCCCCGCGACGCCGAGCCAGCAACGCCTGTTCCACGCGGCCGATGCGTTCGTCGTGCGGCGCAAACGCCCCGACCAGCCGGCTGGTACGCCGCCTCGCGCGACGACGATCCTTGCCGGCTATCCCTGGTTCGGCGACTGGGGACGCGACACGATGATCGCACTGCCCGGTATCCTCCTCACCACCGGTCGATTTCACGACGCCGGCAGGGTGCTCTCGCTCTTCGCGGCCCACACGTCCGAGGGCATGGTGCCCAACCGCTTCGACGACTACACGTCTGAGCCGTCGTACAACACCGTCGACGCGTCGCTGTGGTTCATCCACGCGGCGTTCGAGTATCTCTGCAAGACGCGGGATCAGGACACGTTCGACTCAATCCTCCGCCCGGCGTGCGAGCAGATCGTCGACGGCTACCGAAACGGCACACGGTTTGGCATCGGCGTCGATCCGACCGACGGGCTCGTTTACGCCGGTGATGCGTCGACGCAGCTGACTTGGATGGACGCCAAGGTCGGCGAGACCGCCTTCACCCCGCGGCACGGCAAGGCGGTCGAGATCAACGCGCTCTGGTACCACGCCCTGCGGCTCATGGGTGATCCCGAGGCCGACCGCGTGGCGGCCGCGTTCGTCGACGCGTTCTGGCTCGCACCGCACAAGGGTTTGGCCGACTGCGTTGTCGGTCGTGCCGGTGCGTACGAGCGTGACGAATCCATCCGGCCCAACCAGATCTTCGCCGTGTCGCTCGGCAACTCGCCGCTTGATCGCGAGCAACAGCGCGGCGTCGTCGAGCGTGTCCGGCGATACCTGCTGACCAACGCCGGACTTCGCTCGCTCAGCGCGCAGGCCGGCAAGTACCAGGGCGAGTACCGCGGCGGCCAATACAGCCGCGACCGCGCTTACCACAACGGTACCGTCTGGTCTTGGCTCATCGGCCCCTTTCTCGACGCCTACCTTG
- a CDS encoding beta-galactosidase translates to MLIATLLALMLHAPAPDPLPEIDQRLAGLQQAVDARDDVAEEVRMRLALARSVRGWVEAERGDRANMRRLFLAFHGNQQWDDATLESAIDDHIDREIAELRGILDAAEAALDEDDGFRLPADWSRVEASTGRFRIDGRPVFPIGFTWYNEPEITEFHEARPLTPVFRPTLEPVLDRFAPMGVGMHEVIVRVSGFVGPGGEEPAAWFRDRLDLYAEKGMAATVLLHWTRTGEFEEAAPGIADKRGTFFWLDIDHPQFRPLAAQAIQRIVTPIAGHEAVAAYCLANEPEFYFNSWSGHTLAKFHAHLWDLYGDAAGLNAQWGTAFDDIEDVPLPDPDGDGDWSVRRTHDTLTFNRQRVTDMFTFVAEQVRLHDPEAVIHIKIQDFSTTGVRHHVPRDGLDRTALAELTDLHGIDTRILPVTDKRGAAPTWRDDRYTMLWLPGLMAYDHVRSIAPGQGIFDTEWHAFSTAALRPAGETDPSHARAALWLCATHGSTGNVVWYWQRRDQLDTFHAGLSHAFAGSLATRPALIDAMLAANIDLNRHAEAVAAIADAEPTVWIVLSDASWLSGEGEHMAAAHLAYEAAAQLGHKVGFITDAMWPDDLPAGPAHVLLPTARNLPVEAVERLTDGSLNVTRVHGGAGADAVELHVALAGSMPMPSVRLLDNERPAFGTLYRTVDDTTFITHVLAESRRVKAVDAEGRPLEGIDRLTGRRLSPDGFDLRPNDTLLVDWTPVD, encoded by the coding sequence CGCGGCTGGGTCGAGGCCGAACGCGGCGATCGCGCCAACATGCGACGACTTTTCCTGGCGTTTCACGGGAATCAGCAGTGGGACGACGCGACGCTGGAGTCGGCCATTGATGATCACATCGACCGCGAAATCGCCGAGCTTCGGGGCATCCTCGACGCTGCCGAAGCGGCGCTGGATGAAGACGACGGTTTCCGCCTGCCGGCCGATTGGTCACGGGTTGAAGCCTCGACGGGCCGATTTCGGATCGACGGTCGGCCGGTGTTTCCGATCGGGTTCACCTGGTACAACGAGCCGGAGATCACCGAGTTTCACGAGGCCCGCCCGCTCACGCCGGTGTTCCGTCCGACGCTTGAGCCCGTGTTGGATCGGTTCGCACCGATGGGCGTCGGCATGCACGAGGTCATCGTTCGCGTGAGCGGCTTCGTCGGTCCGGGCGGTGAAGAGCCGGCGGCATGGTTCCGCGATCGGCTCGACTTGTATGCCGAGAAGGGCATGGCCGCGACGGTGCTCCTGCACTGGACGCGTACCGGCGAGTTCGAGGAGGCCGCGCCAGGCATCGCCGACAAGCGGGGCACATTCTTCTGGCTCGACATCGACCATCCACAATTCCGTCCGCTCGCGGCACAGGCGATTCAGCGGATCGTCACGCCGATCGCCGGCCACGAGGCGGTCGCGGCGTACTGCCTGGCGAATGAGCCTGAGTTTTACTTCAACAGTTGGTCTGGGCACACCCTGGCGAAGTTCCACGCCCATCTGTGGGACCTCTACGGCGATGCGGCCGGGCTCAACGCCCAGTGGGGCACCGCGTTCGACGACATCGAGGACGTGCCGTTGCCCGACCCGGACGGCGACGGCGACTGGTCGGTCCGCCGCACGCACGACACGTTGACGTTCAACCGACAACGCGTCACCGACATGTTCACGTTCGTCGCCGAGCAGGTCCGCCTGCACGATCCCGAAGCGGTCATCCACATCAAGATCCAAGACTTCAGCACCACCGGCGTTCGACACCATGTCCCACGCGACGGGCTTGATCGAACGGCGCTGGCGGAGCTCACCGATTTGCACGGCATCGACACACGCATCCTGCCGGTCACCGACAAGCGCGGGGCGGCGCCGACCTGGCGGGATGACCGGTACACCATGCTCTGGCTACCGGGGCTGATGGCGTACGACCATGTGCGTTCGATCGCGCCGGGCCAAGGGATCTTCGACACCGAATGGCACGCGTTCAGCACCGCGGCCCTTCGGCCCGCCGGCGAAACCGATCCCTCGCATGCCCGGGCCGCGTTGTGGTTGTGTGCGACCCACGGTTCGACGGGCAACGTCGTTTGGTACTGGCAACGCCGCGATCAGCTCGACACGTTTCATGCGGGGCTGAGCCACGCTTTTGCCGGTTCGCTGGCCACACGCCCGGCGCTGATCGACGCGATGCTCGCGGCCAACATCGATCTGAACCGTCACGCGGAAGCGGTCGCCGCCATTGCCGACGCCGAGCCGACGGTGTGGATCGTGCTGTCCGACGCGTCGTGGCTCTCCGGCGAGGGCGAGCACATGGCGGCGGCGCATCTCGCTTACGAGGCGGCCGCCCAGCTGGGCCACAAAGTGGGTTTCATCACCGACGCGATGTGGCCCGACGATCTGCCGGCCGGCCCGGCGCATGTCTTGTTGCCGACCGCTCGGAATCTTCCGGTCGAGGCCGTCGAGCGATTGACCGATGGGTCGCTGAACGTGACCCGCGTGCATGGCGGTGCCGGCGCGGATGCCGTCGAACTCCATGTGGCGCTTGCCGGGTCGATGCCGATGCCGTCGGTGCGGTTGCTCGACAACGAGCGCCCCGCGTTCGGCACGCTCTACCGGACCGTCGACGACACCACGTTCATCACCCACGTCCTGGCCGAGTCGCGGCGGGTCAAGGCCGTCGATGCCGAAGGGCGGCCGTTGGAAGGGATCGATCGCCTGACCGGGCGGCGACTTTCGCCCGACGGGTTCGACTTGCGGCCGAACGACACGCTCTTGGTCGATTGGACGCCGGTTGACTGA
- a CDS encoding sialidase family protein: MGKDDTLWIGTAKGLFRADRSGGGWELAEPTLAGWECSALLPDGPDGAFLVGTSHYAYGPTVRRSDDGGANWSTHALREVLTESKHPINRIWQLATDPHQSGRVWAGIDEAALLHSDDGGATWAEVSTLTDHPSRPNWFPGAGGLCLHTIVHHPTDPQCMVVGISAVGVFRTTDGGATWHASNEGLPGMRETGAADEDAMYCIHKIAADPTSTDRLFMQFHAHAGSSGVFRSDDFGQNWSAIDDSFADKFGFPLVATDSGTVCVVPLQSDEQRMPTDGKLRVMRSTDGGTHWSVVDSGLPDSVYAGVLRDAMSATGESIAFGTTNGDVFVSDDAGANWGALPGRLPRVMCVRWG; this comes from the coding sequence ATGGGCAAAGACGACACGCTTTGGATCGGCACGGCCAAGGGGCTCTTTCGGGCTGACCGATCGGGCGGCGGCTGGGAACTTGCCGAGCCGACGTTGGCGGGGTGGGAGTGCTCGGCACTGCTGCCCGACGGGCCCGACGGCGCGTTCCTTGTCGGAACGTCGCACTACGCCTACGGCCCGACCGTGCGGCGGTCCGACGACGGCGGGGCCAACTGGAGCACGCACGCCCTTCGTGAGGTGCTGACCGAATCAAAGCATCCGATCAATCGCATCTGGCAGCTGGCCACCGATCCGCATCAGTCCGGCCGTGTGTGGGCCGGTATCGACGAAGCCGCGCTGCTCCACAGCGACGACGGCGGCGCGACGTGGGCCGAGGTCTCCACGCTCACCGATCACCCGAGCCGGCCGAACTGGTTTCCCGGAGCCGGCGGGCTTTGCCTGCACACGATCGTCCATCACCCGACCGACCCGCAATGCATGGTCGTCGGCATCAGCGCCGTCGGCGTCTTTCGCACCACCGACGGCGGCGCGACTTGGCACGCGTCCAACGAAGGCTTGCCGGGCATGCGCGAAACCGGCGCGGCGGACGAGGATGCGATGTACTGCATCCACAAGATCGCCGCCGACCCGACCTCGACAGACCGACTGTTCATGCAGTTCCACGCCCACGCCGGTTCGTCCGGCGTCTTCCGGTCCGACGACTTCGGCCAAAACTGGTCGGCCATCGACGACAGCTTTGCCGACAAGTTCGGCTTCCCGCTCGTCGCCACCGATTCAGGCACCGTTTGTGTCGTTCCGTTGCAGAGCGACGAGCAGCGCATGCCCACCGACGGCAAGCTCCGCGTGATGCGCTCGACCGACGGGGGCACTCATTGGAGCGTCGTTGATAGTGGCTTGCCCGATTCGGTCTACGCCGGCGTGTTGCGTGACGCGATGTCGGCGACGGGGGAGTCAATCGCGTTCGGGACGACCAACGGCGACGTGTTCGTATCCGACGATGCCGGGGCAAACTGGGGGGCTCTGCCCGGACGTTTGCCGAGGGTGATGTGCGTGAGATGGGGGTGA